A part of Saccopteryx bilineata isolate mSacBil1 chromosome 8, mSacBil1_pri_phased_curated, whole genome shotgun sequence genomic DNA contains:
- the GCSAM gene encoding germinal center-associated signaling and motility protein, translating into MGNSLLRGNRWQQNTQELPWNLRDQNLKPGTPSCFRCWDCHNAEGCFCLPRNKTHIFKARQDFPPKGGGTSSATSQENANQSSAEQLCYALVNHSVLGRRPSGNSTEELYENVAPQAERPREPLGGSEAEYSLLHVHSTPQHPPSPEDHYELLMPSRISSHTLQQPCPLIPSSEAQFSHL; encoded by the exons ATGGGGAACTCTCTGCTGAGGGGAAACAG GTGGCAGCAGAACACTCAGGAGCTACCCTGGAATCTGAGAGATCAGAACCTCAAGCCAGGAACACCCAG CTGTTTTAGATGCTGGGACTGCCACAATGCCGAAGGGTGTTTCTGCCTTCCGCG gaataaaacacacatttttaaagCCAGGCAAGATTTCCCCCCAAAAG GTGGAGGAACATCATCTGCTACCAGCCAG GAGAATGCTAACCAGAGCTCCGCAGAGCAGCTGTGCTACGCCCTCGTCAATCACAGCGTCCTTGGGAGAAGGCCATCAGGGAACTCTACTGAGGAGCTCTATGAGAATGTTGCCCCCCAGGCTGAGAGGCCCAGAGAGCCATTGGGAGGAAGCGAGGCTGAGTACTCACTTCTCCATGTGCATTCCACCCCTCAGCATCCACCTTCCCCGGAAGATCACTATGAACTTCTCATGCCCAGTAGAATCTCCTCTCACACCCTGCAACAGCCCTGTCCACTTATACCCTCTTCTGAGGCTCAGTTTTCCCATTTATAA